A region of bacterium DNA encodes the following proteins:
- the nuoE gene encoding NADH-quinone oxidoreductase subunit NuoE, translating to MEFTADNKKKFDTLLTRYPTKKAAILPTLWLVQGQYGFISDEAMEYVGKLLDLSPVHVLSVVTFYTMFNRKPVGKHHIQVCRTLSCAMMGADSLVDHLKTKLKINEGETTRDGKFSLCTVECLASCGTAPAIMINEAYHENLTPAKLDKILAELA from the coding sequence ATTGAATTTACAGCAGATAATAAAAAGAAATTTGACACGCTCTTAACGCGTTATCCTACCAAAAAAGCGGCTATTTTGCCCACCTTGTGGTTGGTGCAGGGGCAATATGGTTTTATTTCGGATGAGGCTATGGAGTATGTTGGCAAGTTGCTCGATTTATCGCCCGTGCACGTGCTGAGTGTGGTGACTTTTTATACGATGTTTAACCGCAAACCTGTGGGTAAACATCATATTCAGGTTTGCCGAACGCTTTCGTGTGCCATGATGGGGGCCGATAGTCTGGTGGATCATCTCAAAACAAAATTGAAAATTAACGAAGGCGAAACTACGCGTGACGGAAAGTTTTCTCTCTGCACGGTGGAATGTTTGGCTAGTTGTGGTACCGCGCCGGCTATTATGATTAACGAGGCGTATCACGAAAATTTAACACCAGCAAAATTAGATAAAATTTTGGCGGAATTAGCATGA